One stretch of Pradoshia sp. D12 DNA includes these proteins:
- a CDS encoding AI-2E family transporter has protein sequence MWFNKPFYKYATGTILILIIIYLLGKIDYFIWPFQKLIITIFFPILIAGLLYYILRPVVHFLSKYMPITISILLIYAVIGGMGYAGVHFLGPVIVSQSEELIDKIPDRIETITSQSKEIINENAASTYFSVDKLTQYGKEYADSFPKVLSDHAVTIFSTVTSIVTVLLIVPFIVFYFLKDGHKLRPFLLKHIPANVEDEGNRILMDVDKTLSTYIVGQFIVAIVDGILMYIGYLIIGLENALILAIFATLLTVVPFLGPFLGTIPAIISGLLISPFTAFKVLILLVIVQQLEGHLVTPQVMGKRLDIHPLTVILLLLVAGSLYGFIGILIAIPTYSVVKVIVKNFIKFYKLRTS, from the coding sequence ATGTGGTTTAATAAACCTTTTTATAAGTATGCAACCGGCACTATTTTAATACTAATCATTATCTATTTATTAGGGAAGATTGATTACTTTATATGGCCATTCCAAAAACTGATTATAACCATCTTTTTTCCGATTTTAATAGCTGGTCTTCTATATTATATATTGAGGCCGGTCGTTCATTTTTTGAGTAAGTATATGCCGATTACTATCAGTATACTTCTCATTTATGCAGTAATTGGCGGAATGGGTTATGCTGGTGTCCATTTCTTGGGGCCCGTCATTGTTTCTCAGAGCGAAGAACTCATCGATAAAATACCGGACAGAATAGAAACAATCACATCCCAGTCAAAGGAAATTATAAATGAGAATGCCGCCTCAACCTATTTTTCCGTAGACAAGCTCACTCAATATGGGAAAGAATATGCGGATAGTTTTCCTAAAGTATTATCCGATCATGCTGTAACCATATTTTCGACAGTTACGAGCATAGTCACTGTACTTTTAATTGTTCCCTTTATTGTTTTTTATTTTCTTAAGGATGGGCATAAACTCAGACCCTTTTTATTAAAGCATATCCCTGCTAATGTAGAGGACGAGGGCAACAGAATTTTAATGGATGTTGATAAAACCTTATCCACTTATATCGTCGGTCAATTTATCGTTGCAATAGTCGATGGCATCCTTATGTATATTGGATATCTAATTATTGGGCTTGAGAACGCATTAATTTTAGCTATTTTTGCAACGTTACTGACCGTTGTACCCTTCCTTGGACCGTTCCTTGGAACCATCCCTGCGATTATATCAGGTCTATTAATCAGCCCATTTACAGCCTTTAAAGTTCTGATATTATTAGTCATTGTCCAGCAGCTTGAGGGTCATCTCGTTACACCTCAGGTAATGGGAAAACGTCTGGATATCCACCCGCTGACGGTCATATTATTGCTGCTTGTAGCGGGTTCCTTATACGGATTTATAGGAATTCTCATAGCTATACCTACTTATTCAGTAGTAAAGGTTATTGTTAAAAATTTCATTAAATTCTATAAACTGCGAACATCTTAA
- a CDS encoding STAS domain-containing protein, translating into METKSKALYDYLITHSDEIIEDWYSLMPKSTEADYSLNGSIHTINALKKQFKEYLFLIANSLFQSEEERDYIIKERTLSIAEVRLESGTPLSNSINAAGLLRRVIWKYTQKFIDITSLDITFKDIFFWEEKFNSTIDQLTHSYTENYTNILIKRIHSQSNLINELSSPVIKLTENIGLLPIVGDIDSTRARAINESTLQQSADNQISKLIIDLSGVFIVDTLVAHRLFQMIEALKLIGVEVIMTGIRAEVAQTSIQLGIDFSCIQTESSVNQAFTKLGIIIKEQ; encoded by the coding sequence ATGGAAACTAAATCAAAAGCCTTATATGATTATTTGATTACTCATTCAGATGAAATAATTGAAGATTGGTATTCACTAATGCCGAAGAGTACTGAAGCAGATTATTCTCTTAACGGATCTATCCATACAATTAATGCATTAAAGAAGCAGTTTAAAGAATATTTATTTTTAATAGCAAACAGCTTGTTTCAATCAGAAGAAGAGAGAGATTATATAATAAAAGAACGCACATTATCTATTGCAGAGGTACGCCTTGAATCCGGTACACCTCTAAGTAATTCTATTAATGCTGCCGGGCTTTTAAGAAGAGTTATATGGAAGTACACCCAAAAATTTATCGATATTACCAGCTTGGATATTACCTTTAAAGATATTTTTTTCTGGGAGGAAAAGTTTAATTCTACAATAGATCAACTTACACATAGCTATACAGAAAACTATACAAACATATTGATAAAGCGAATCCACTCACAATCCAACCTAATCAATGAGTTAAGTTCTCCTGTGATTAAATTGACTGAAAATATCGGATTACTGCCGATAGTGGGTGATATTGATTCCACCAGAGCCAGAGCTATAAACGAAAGTACCCTTCAGCAAAGTGCAGACAATCAAATCTCCAAATTAATTATTGATTTATCAGGGGTTTTTATCGTTGATACTTTGGTAGCACACCGCCTTTTTCAAATGATAGAAGCACTCAAATTAATCGGTGTAGAGGTAATCATGACAGGAATTCGTGCCGAGGTGGCACAAACAAGCATACAGCTTGGAATTGATTTTTCATGTATCCAAACAGAAAGCAGCGTAAATCAGGCATTTACTAAATTAGGTATTATAATTAAAGAACAATAA